In the Nicotiana tabacum cultivar K326 chromosome 16, ASM71507v2, whole genome shotgun sequence genome, one interval contains:
- the LOC107786204 gene encoding protein JINGUBANG-like has translation MKNSALYLNCLIFLPLQFPVRNTKMVLLPFLSKKELSDSDQSNSKHLSSDSSSSLSSRSFSSLYSQPSLLSVPSLSISSSQFEHLSNTYHHCAATLTGHSSYIFCLSLAGNYLYSGSSNGEIFVWDRNSSIQDNYSTQNIVSQSCSAVKSIVILGDKLFSAHQDHRIRVWKIDNGTPNKKYKCIATLPTINDRCTKLFWTRNYVQVRRHKKCTWVHHVDTVSALALSKDGSLLYSASWDRSFKVWRTSDFKCIESVWNAHDDAINSIVLSNNGHVYTGSADKKIKVWKKQEDKNHTLLATLEKHKSAVNALALSEDGSILYSGACDRSIVVWEKESSSASQMVVSGALRGHKKSILCLAVVSDLVCSGSADKTVRIWKRGFGKSYSCLAVFEGHSGPVKCLTAALDTSVKDDSGSGNSYLVYSGSLDCYVKVWKLWVPNYL, from the exons ATGAAAAATTCCGCCCTTTATTTGAACTGTTTAATATTTCTTCCTCTTCAATTCCCTGTCAGGAACACAAAAATGGTACTTCTACCTTTCCTATCAAAGAAAGAATTATCAGATTCTGATCAATCTAACTCTAAACATCTTTCCTCAgattcttcatcatcattatctTCAAGGTCATTTTCTTCTCTCTACTCACAGCCAAGTCTGCTATCTGTTCCTTCTCTTTCTATATCATCTTCTCAATTTGAACATCTCTCCAACACCTACCACCACTGTGCAGCTACACTTACAGGCCACTCCTCCTACATATTCTGCCTATCTCTCGCTGGAAATTACCTCTATAGCGGCTCTTCTAATGGCGAAATCTTCGTTTGGGATAGAAATTCTTCAATACAGGACAATTATTCAACACAAAACATTGTTTCCCAAAGTTGCAGCGCAGTCAAATCCATAGTTATCTTGGGAGATAAGCTCTTCAGCGCCCACCAAGATCATAGAATCCGAGTATGGAAAATCGACAATGGTACGCCTAATAAAAAATACAAGTGCATTGCCACCTTACCAACAATCAACGATCGTTGTACGAAGCTATTTTGGACAAGGAACTACGTACAAGTGCGTAGACACAAGAAATGCACATGG GTACATCATGTTGACACAGTGTCAGCTTTAGCCTTATCCAAAGATGGCTCTTTGCTTTACTCTGCTTCATGGGACAGAAGTTTTAAAGTATGGAGAACTTCAGATTTCAAATGCATAGAATCAGTATGGAATGCACACGATGATGCTATCAACTCTATAGTTTTATCCAACAATGGACATGTTTACACTGGGTCAGCAGACAAGAAAATCAAAGTATGGAAGAAACAAGAAGACAAGAATCATACCCTATTGGCTACTCTAGAGAAGCACAAATCAGCAGTGAATGCATTAGCTCTTAGTGAAGACGGTTCTATTTTATACTCTGGTGCTTGTGATCGGTCAATAGTTGTATGGGAGAAAGAGAGCAGTAGTGCTAGCCAGATGGTGGTGTCAGGGGCATTAAGAGGACACAAAAAATCTATTTTGTGTTTGGCTGTAGTCTCTGATTTGGTATGCAGTGGATCAGCTGATAAAACTGTGAGAATATGGAAGAGAGGATTTGGAAAAAGTTATTCTTGTTTGGCAGTGTTTGAAGGGCACAGTGGTCCAGTTAAGTGCTTGACTGCAGCTTTAGATACTAGTGTAAAAGATGATTCTGGTTCCGGAAATTCTTACCTGGTTTATAGTGGTAGCTTGGATTGTTATGTTAAGGTTTGGAAACTTTGGGTTCCTAATTACCTCTAG